One window of the Cryptomeria japonica chromosome 7, Sugi_1.0, whole genome shotgun sequence genome contains the following:
- the LOC131073098 gene encoding protein SCARECROW — protein MAACIALNTRFRGGDNAATGSARSGEEEEANETNNHHGNSDIISHSSGEGVGENKRKRAGMELSAPLFRRISPSETCEYGQIKWNSVSSSSSMRDSQSPNPNIPLGWQQFQSCTVDGVSHHHNHHHHNNNASSNRATAPSPTSTVTSRTGSGLSNSILSPESHGQPFCSVNGPYSSLPLFHTTNMDRAVANSWGKWGQGVQQPDVGLGCDGSARQLSSSLNAIQSMDESTAAVWADGLIKDLMQCSPTASLAQIIQNIQEVVYPSNPHVASIIEYRLRTLGQLGFQGGGQMSRDQNVSMNSSDAARGLKRSLEQQQIDDQGRRDVNGQIIVEWKSIGNPDAAAGARQSANDEHLEGERVRRESEELGLRMHNTRDSHDLQHNPQPDSGLKLYLNSSSSGNCYNENQWNSSKDHQFSEPLMVNNNTATNSSSNMWIQRPTDHNTHPPVLSLQQHHEDPLKVVATAGGGGAGNNSNNNNFVSEAPKADAAAPNQEHSRGSQQAEITPRGEEEGLHILALLLQCAEAVSADNFDEANAILPQITELSTPYGTSVQRVAAYFAEAMSARLVNSCVGMYSPLSRMHSSHSQKIVTAFQVFNGISPFVKFSHFTANQAIQEAFEREQRVHIIDLDIMQGLQWPGLFHILASRPGGPPHVKITGLGTSLESLEATGKRLSDFARTLNLPFEFHPVADKVGNVDLERLKVRKGDALAVHWLHHSLYDVTGSDTNTLWLLQKLCPKVITIVEQDLSHAGSFLERFVEAIHYYSALFDSLGASYPDDSHERHVVEQQLLSREIKNILAVGGPARTGEVKFENWRDQMRQAGFKSLSLAGNAATQATLLLGMFPCEGYTLVEDNGALKLGWKDLSLLTASSWRPTHHALI, from the coding sequence ATGGCAGCTTGTATTGCACTTAATACAAGATTTAGAGGGGGAGATAATGCTGCAACTGGATCAGCAAGGtctggagaagaagaagaagctaatgAAACAAATAATCATCATGGCAATAGTGATATAATTAGTCATTCTAGTGGTGAAGGAGTTGGAGAGAACAAGAGAAAAAGGGCTGGGATGGAACTGAGTGCACCTCTGTTTAGAAGGATTAGCCCTTCTGAAACTTGTGAGTACGGGCAAATCAAGTGGAATAGTGTGAGTTCTAGTTCTAGCATGAGGGATTCCCAATCCCCCAACCCCAATATCCCCTTGGGATGGCAGCAGTTCCAGTCTTGCACAGTTGATGGTGTgagtcatcatcataatcatcatcatcataataataATGCTAGCAGTAACAGAGCAACTGCACCTTCACCAACTTCCACTGTTACATCCCGTACTGGCTCAGGGCTGTCTAACAGTATCTTGTCTCCGGAATCTCATGGTCAACCCTTTTGTTCTGTAAATGGTCCCTATTCTAGCCTTCCCTTATTCCACACTACAAATATGGATAGGGCAGTTGCCAACTCCTGGGGGAAATGGGGACAGGGAGTGCAGCAGCCTGATGTGGGTTTAGGATGTGATGGAAGTGCACGACAGTTATCATCATCTTTGAATGCAATCCAATCCATGGATGAATCCACAGCTGCAGTCTGGGCTGATGGTCTCATTAAGGACTTGATGCAGTGTTCTCCCACTGCCTCCCTCGCGCAAATCATTCAAAACATCCAAGAAGTCGTGTATCCCTCCAACCCTCATGTGGCATCCATTATTGAGTACCGTCTGAGGACCCTAGGTCAGTTAGGGTTTCAAGGTGGTGGTCAGATGAGCCGAGATCAGAATGTCAGTATGAACTCTTCTGATGCTGCCAGAGGTTTGAAGCGCAGCCTAGAACAGCAGCAGATTGATGATCAAGGTCGAAGAGATGTGAATGGACAGATTATTGTGGAGTGGAAGAGTATTGGGAATCCTGATGCTGCTGCTGGAGCAAGACAAAGTGCTAATGATGAGCATCTAGAAGGCGAGAGAGTAAGACGTGAAAGTGAAGAGTTAGGACTGAGGATGCATAATACAAGAGATTCTCATGATTTGCAACACAACCCACAACCAGATTCTGGCCTTAAACTCTACTTGAACTCCTCATCCTCAGGCAACTGCTACAATGAAAATCAATGGAATAGCTCCAAGGACCACCAATTCTCGGAGCCTCTAATGGTGAACAATAACACCGCTACCAACAGCAGCAGCAACATGTGGATACAAAGGCCAACAGACCACAACACCCACCCACCGGTTTTATCATTGCAACAACACCATGAAGACCCTCTCAAGGTGGTAGCAACAGCAGGAGGAGGAGGAGCAGGTAACAATAGCAACAATAATAATTTTGTTTCTGAAGCTCCAAAGGCTGATGCAGCAGCTCCCAATCAGGAACATTCAAGAGGTTCTCAGCAGGCTGAGATAACCCCAAGAGGTGAAGAAGAAGGACTGCATATCTTGGCCCTCCTGCTACAGTGTGCAGAGGCAGTTTCTGCAGACAATTTTGATGAGGCCAATGCAATACTTCCCCAGATTACTGAACTCTCAACTCCCTATGGCACTTCAGTGCAGCGTGTGGCTGCCTATTTTGCAGAAGCCATGTCAGCAAGGTTAGTCAATTCCTGTGTTGGAATGTATTCTCCTCTCTCTCGCATGCATTCATCTCATAGCCAAAAGATTGTCACCGCCTTCCAAGTCTTTAATGGTATAAGCCCATTTGTCAAGTTCTCTCATTTCACAGCAAACCAGGCAATACAAGAGGCCTTTGAAAGAGAACAGAGAGTGCATATCATTGACCTAGACATAATGCAAGGCTTGCAATGGCCCGGTCTGTTCCATATTCTAGCTTCTAGGCCAGGAGGTCCCCCCCATGTGAAAATCACAGGCCTTGGCACCTCTCTAGAATCACTGGAAGCCACAGGCAAGAGACTATCAGACTTTGCCAGGACCTTAAATCTGCCCTTCGAATTCCACCCAGTTGCAGACAAGGTAGGAAACGTGGATCTTGAAAGGCTCAAGGTTAGAAAAGGAGATGCCTTGGCAGTACACTGGCTGCACCATTCTCTTTATGACGTGACAGGCTCTGATACAAACACACTTTGGCTCTTGCAGAAACTGTGTCCTAAAGTTATAACTATAGTGGAGCAGGATCTGAGCCATGCAGGGTCCTTCCTGGAGAGATTTGTGGAAGCCATACACTATTACTCTGCCTTGTTTGATTCTCTTGGTGCAAGTTACCCAGATGACAGCCATGAAAGGCACGTGGTTGAGCAGCAGCTACTGTCAAGAGAAATAAAGAACATATTGGCCGTGGGTGGACCTGCAAGGACTGGTGAAGTCAAGTTTGAGAACTGGAGGGACCAGATGAGGCAGGCTGGCTTCAAATCTCTTTCCCTTGCTGGGAATGCTGCAACTCAGGCCACTCTTCTACTGGGCATGTTTCCATGTGAGGGATATACTCTTGTGGAGGACAATGGTGCTCTCAAATTGGGTTGGAAGGATCTCTCTCTCCTCACTGCCTCTTCTTGGAGACCCACTCATCATGCACTCATCTAA